The following proteins are encoded in a genomic region of Oncorhynchus masou masou isolate Uvic2021 chromosome 32, UVic_Omas_1.1, whole genome shotgun sequence:
- the LOC135526041 gene encoding ADP-dependent glucokinase-like has translation MEQGSGFSFMKYGTAASLAMVLLAYWFRSPGESGLDNRLNTVLSSLLRAESKVGMNNARPRVAIGLGGCVDVIVDGVTLLNKIGLPPAGQPLHHDYIENADQLAQSFAYFFAPGAASERFVINDTLFSQLVEASRELPDNRWAIGGNAPVMAGRMATEGCDVLLGGSFSPDFADILSQHITVAGNVVEEPDIHLILEYPSGATWGQYTARRANRYIVHSDDHNPYLASLQDFEVKLQDFLPDLLVVGGLQMMDSFPFQRGEREALLSRLGSLLSSSSPRTGVHFEMASFVDEGLMGDLLRLVLPHADSLGMNEQELPNLLSLLRGSNITVLSDPNPRVATVLDQMRALYHLVNQRYRNANEDSDMGAYATSAKGRPLTRLHVHTLAFQAMIVTRGSQWKNTMSAVAKASLTANRHVCGSPDIDPSKARLIMDESFSVSSKEGSQRIPLEETRPVSCWDEEDYEICVAPVLVCTEVYQTAGGGDNISAAGLVLQI, from the exons ATGGAGCAAGGAAGCGGGTTTTCATTCATGAAGTATGGGACGGCAGCGTCCCTCGCAATGGTTCTGCTGGCGTACTGGTTCCGATCTCCAGGGGAGTCAGGACTAGATAACAGGCTTAACACGGTGCTGTCCTCCCTACTGCGGGCTGAAAGCAAAGTGGGGATGAACAACGCCAGACCCAGGGTGGCGATAG gtTTAGGGGGTTGTGTTGATGTCATCGTGGATGGGGTGACATTGCTGAATAAGATCGGCCTGCCGCCCGCAGGCCAGCCTCTCCACCATGACTACATAGAGAACGCTGATCAGCTGGCACAGAGCTTCGCTTACTTCTTTGCCCCGGGAGCCGCCTCAGA gcgGTTTGTGATAAATGACACCTTGTTCAGTCAGCTGGTCGAGGCATCCCGTGAGTTGCCCGACAACCGCTGGGCCATAGGTGGCAACGCCCCGGTGATGGCTGGTCGCATGGCAACCGAGGGCTGCGACGTGTTGCTAGGGGGGAGCTTCAGCCCCGACTTCGCTGACATACTGTCCCAGCAcatcacag ttgCAGGTAATGTGGTGGAGGAGCCTGATATCCATCTGATCCTGGAGTACCCATCAGGAGCCACCTGGGGCCAGTACACCGCCCGCAGAGCCAACAG gtacaTAGTCCACAGTGATGACCATAACCCGTACCTGGCGTCGCTTCAGGACTTTGAGGTGAAGCTACAGGACTTCCTCCCTGACCTGCTGGTGGTGGGCGGGCTCCAGATGATGGACAGCTTCCCCTTCCAACGGG gtgagcGGGAAGCACTGCTCTCTCGGCTGGGcagtctcctgtcctcctcctcccctcgtACGGGCGTCCATTTTGAGATGGCCAGCTTCGTGGATGAGGGTCTAATGGGGGACCTGCTGCGTCTGGTCCTGCCCCACGCCGACTCTCTGGGGATGAACGAGCAGGAGCTGCCCAACTTGCTCAGCCTTCTGAGGGGCTCCAACATCACCGTgctctctgaccctaaccctcgcgTTGCTACCGTCCTCGACCAGATGAGAGCGCTCTACCACCTGGTCAACCAGCGCTACCGCAACGCTAATGAGGATAGCGACATGGGCGCTTACGCCACTAGTGCCAAAGGCCGGCCGCTGACCCGGCTCCACGTACACACCCTGGCGTTCCAGGCCATGATCGTGACGCGCGGCTCCCAGTGGAAGAACACCATGTCTGCTGTGGCCAAGGCTTCGCTCACTGCCAACCGCCACGTGTGTGGCTCGCCGGACATCGACCCCAGCAAGGCGCGCCTCATCATGGACGAGTCGTTCTCGGTGAGTAGTAAGGAGGGCAGCCAGCGGATCCCTCTAGAGGAGACCAGGCCCGTCAGCTGCTGGGACGAGGAGGACTACGAGATCTGTGTGGCGCCTGTCCTGGTGTGCACCGAGGTTTACCAGACGGCCGGGGGAGGGGACAACATCTCTGCCGCAGGACTGGTGCTGCAGATCTGA